The proteins below are encoded in one region of Pelagibacterium flavum:
- a CDS encoding ATP phosphoribosyltransferase regulatory subunit encodes MTAAARRAALEALVSAPGVTLVAPPILVSPAAYFDLAGEELGARMILTQGMDGSEFCLRPDFTLPIAIDHIANGAATPAAYGYLGPVFRQRTDGPAQFDQGGMELLALPDADAALDQVIGFARAVTDIYGVTASHVRVGDIDLFETVLAACDMPDVWRPRVRARFGHPEAMSALLDRLADPRPPMAGPAGLPANDIADWVGELMLTNGLSLTESRTPEEIAARYLEKQALEAQHVPGPTIDLLRNYLAISGPADKSLAAIDALGRSTGIDLTTALQGASRRVAQLRDGLKAKSVLFDAGFSPRLDYYTGITFEVTGAGGLVLVSGGQYDRLLRRLGASQDIPAVGCAVWVDRLEAEVRP; translated from the coding sequence ATGACTGCAGCAGCCCGCCGCGCCGCTCTTGAAGCTCTGGTTTCGGCCCCCGGCGTCACTCTTGTCGCGCCACCGATCCTCGTCTCCCCAGCCGCCTATTTCGATCTGGCGGGCGAGGAACTGGGTGCACGCATGATCCTCACGCAAGGCATGGATGGCTCGGAATTCTGTCTGCGCCCCGATTTCACCCTGCCCATCGCAATCGACCACATCGCCAATGGCGCTGCCACTCCAGCCGCCTATGGTTATCTTGGTCCGGTCTTCCGCCAGCGCACCGACGGCCCCGCCCAGTTCGATCAGGGTGGCATGGAGCTTTTGGCGCTCCCCGATGCCGATGCAGCGCTTGATCAGGTGATCGGTTTTGCCCGCGCCGTCACCGACATTTATGGCGTGACCGCCTCCCATGTCCGCGTCGGTGATATCGACCTGTTTGAAACAGTGCTGGCCGCCTGCGACATGCCCGATGTCTGGCGCCCGCGCGTTCGTGCCCGCTTCGGCCATCCCGAAGCCATGTCCGCGCTGCTCGACCGGCTGGCCGATCCAAGGCCACCAATGGCTGGACCGGCCGGGCTTCCGGCCAATGATATTGCCGATTGGGTGGGCGAACTCATGCTCACCAACGGGCTGAGCCTCACCGAAAGCCGGACACCCGAGGAAATCGCCGCCCGCTATCTCGAAAAGCAGGCGCTCGAAGCCCAGCACGTTCCCGGCCCGACCATCGATCTGCTGCGCAATTATCTCGCGATCTCCGGCCCCGCCGATAAATCGCTCGCGGCAATCGATGCTCTCGGTCGATCCACCGGCATTGATCTGACGACCGCGCTGCAGGGTGCAAGCCGCCGGGTAGCCCAATTGCGCGATGGCCTCAAGGCGAAATCGGTCCTGTTCGACGCCGGCTTTTCTCCACGCCTCGATTATTACACCGGCATCACCTTCGAGGTCACTGGGGCAGGGGGGCTGGTGCTCGTCTCCGGCGGACAATATGACCGTCTGCTCAGGCGCCTCGGCGCGTCCCAAGACATCCCCGCCGTTGGTTGTGCGGTCTGGGTGGATAGACTGGAAGCGGAGGTTCGCCCATGA
- the hisS gene encoding histidine--tRNA ligase, with the protein MAKNSALIEPRLPRGFVDSEPADLAAIEQMVAKIRHVYERYGFDPIQTPFFEYTETLGKFLPDTDRPNAGVFSVQDDDDQWMSLRYDLTAPLARYFAQNYQDLPKPFRSYRQGWVFRNEKPGPGRFRQFMQFDADTVGAGGPESDAEMCMMMADTMDALGLAGKYVVRVSNRKVLDGVMQAIGVVDEAQKLTVLRAIDKLDKFGPEGVRLLLGEGRKDESGDFTEGARLYPDQAQAVIEMMSSERLDDLVDLEADAGPDGFLDAEFKTPALAKFKITQAFAEGFSELQSMAALFASAGYRADRIKIDPSVVRGLEYYTGPVFEIELTFTVQNEKGQDVVFGSVGGGGRYDGLVSRFRNEHTPATGFSIGVSRLASALKLTGNLDAAPVTGPVVVTVMEKDRIADYQKMVAELRAAGIRAELFLGSSKNMGKQMKYADKRHAPAVIIQGSDEREQGVVQIKDLAVGAEAAASITDNTAWKTERPGQYSVPRDQMVDFVKQIPAVAAWMKANG; encoded by the coding sequence ATGGCCAAGAATTCAGCGCTCATCGAGCCGCGCCTGCCGCGCGGTTTTGTCGACTCCGAACCCGCAGACCTCGCCGCCATCGAACAGATGGTCGCCAAAATCCGCCATGTGTACGAGCGCTACGGCTTCGATCCCATCCAGACCCCGTTTTTCGAATACACCGAAACCCTGGGCAAGTTTCTCCCCGACACGGACCGCCCCAATGCCGGGGTGTTTTCCGTGCAGGACGATGACGATCAGTGGATGAGCCTGCGCTACGATTTGACGGCGCCGCTCGCCCGCTACTTCGCCCAGAACTATCAGGACCTGCCCAAGCCCTTCCGCTCCTACCGGCAGGGCTGGGTGTTCCGCAACGAAAAGCCCGGCCCCGGCCGCTTCCGCCAGTTCATGCAGTTCGACGCTGATACCGTGGGCGCCGGCGGCCCGGAATCGGATGCGGAAATGTGCATGATGATGGCCGACACCATGGATGCCCTAGGTCTTGCCGGCAAGTACGTCGTCCGCGTCAGCAACCGCAAGGTGCTCGACGGCGTGATGCAGGCCATCGGCGTTGTTGATGAGGCTCAGAAGCTGACAGTGTTGCGGGCCATCGACAAGTTGGACAAGTTCGGCCCTGAAGGCGTTCGGCTTCTATTGGGCGAGGGTCGTAAGGATGAGAGTGGGGATTTTACCGAGGGTGCAAGGCTCTACCCGGATCAGGCCCAAGCCGTTATCGAAATGATGAGCTCCGAGCGGCTCGATGATTTGGTCGACCTTGAGGCAGACGCTGGGCCCGACGGGTTCTTGGACGCCGAGTTTAAGACACCTGCGCTGGCCAAATTCAAGATCACACAAGCCTTCGCCGAAGGCTTTTCTGAACTGCAATCGATGGCCGCGCTTTTCGCCTCCGCTGGCTATCGTGCCGACCGCATCAAGATCGACCCATCCGTGGTCCGCGGCCTCGAATATTATACCGGCCCGGTCTTCGAAATCGAATTGACCTTCACCGTTCAGAACGAAAAGGGCCAGGACGTCGTGTTCGGCTCGGTCGGCGGCGGCGGCCGCTATGACGGCCTCGTCTCGCGCTTTCGCAACGAGCACACGCCCGCCACCGGCTTTTCAATCGGCGTCTCGCGCCTCGCTTCGGCGCTCAAACTCACCGGCAATCTCGATGCCGCCCCGGTCACCGGCCCCGTCGTCGTCACCGTCATGGAAAAGGACCGCATCGCCGACTACCAGAAAATGGTCGCCGAACTGCGCGCTGCGGGCATCCGTGCCGAGTTGTTCCTTGGCAGCTCCAAGAACATGGGCAAGCAGATGAAATACGCCGATAAGCGCCACGCCCCTGCCGTCATCATCCAGGGTTCCGACGAACGCGAGCAGGGTGTTGTGCAGATCAAGGATTTGGCTGTTGGCGCCGAAGCCGCCGCCTCGATCACCGACAACACCGCCTGGAAAACCGAACGCCCCGGCCAATATTCTGTCCCGCGCGATCAAATGGTCGATTTCGTCAAACAGATCCCGGCCGTTGCCGCATGGATGAAGGCGAACGGATAA
- a CDS encoding DoxX family protein, whose protein sequence is MNALQTYLPTVGRIFLAIIFILAGLSKITAIEGNVGYMEAFGVPGFLIWLVIIVEVVGGVMLAAGYKTRWAAAALGGFSLASALIFHTDFSNQMEMTNFLKNLAITGGMLYVIAFGPGALAVDMRK, encoded by the coding sequence ATGAACGCGCTTCAAACCTATCTTCCGACCGTGGGTCGCATCTTTTTGGCTATCATCTTCATCCTCGCCGGCCTGAGCAAAATCACCGCGATCGAGGGCAATGTGGGCTATATGGAAGCTTTCGGAGTTCCGGGCTTTCTGATCTGGCTGGTGATCATCGTCGAAGTGGTTGGCGGTGTCATGCTGGCGGCGGGCTACAAGACCCGGTGGGCCGCTGCAGCTCTGGGCGGCTTCTCTCTCGCCTCTGCCCTGATCTTCCACACCGATTTTTCCAACCAGATGGAAATGACCAACTTTCTCAAGAATCTCGCCATCACGGGCGGCATGCTCTACGTCATCGCCTTCGGGCCAGGGGCGCTGGCCGTCGACATGCGCAAATAG
- the hisG gene encoding ATP phosphoribosyltransferase, which produces MSSIMLALPSKGRIQEEAIAIFEKAGLTIERPGGARSYLGEMAAMPDVIVRFLSASEIARELIRGTIDIGITGEDLIHETAETGPQQVEIVKRLGFGRADAVVAVPDSWIDVTTMDDLSDVAADFRARHGRWLRIATKFVNLTRRHFAAHGIAEYRIVESLGATEAAPASGAADLIVDITSTGSTLKANGLRILEDGVMLKSESLLLVARNANWHDGKRTILDRLAGAIGATRFQP; this is translated from the coding sequence ATGAGTTCGATCATGCTCGCGCTCCCCTCCAAGGGCCGTATTCAGGAAGAAGCGATAGCCATTTTTGAGAAGGCCGGTCTGACCATCGAGCGTCCCGGCGGCGCGCGCTCCTATCTGGGCGAAATGGCGGCCATGCCCGACGTGATTGTCCGCTTCCTCTCAGCCTCCGAGATCGCTCGTGAACTGATCCGCGGCACTATCGATATCGGCATCACCGGCGAGGACTTGATCCACGAAACCGCCGAAACCGGCCCCCAGCAGGTCGAAATCGTCAAGCGCCTCGGCTTTGGCCGCGCCGATGCAGTGGTTGCGGTGCCCGATTCCTGGATCGACGTCACCACGATGGACGACCTTTCCGACGTTGCTGCCGATTTCCGCGCCCGCCATGGCCGCTGGCTTAGGATCGCCACCAAATTCGTCAATCTCACCCGCCGCCATTTCGCCGCCCACGGTATTGCCGAATACCGGATCGTCGAAAGCCTGGGCGCCACCGAGGCAGCGCCGGCATCGGGCGCCGCCGATCTCATCGTCGACATCACCTCGACCGGTTCGACGCTGAAGGCCAACGGCCTGCGCATCCTCGAGGACGGCGTAATGCTCAAAAGCGAGTCCTTGCTGCTCGTCGCCCGCAATGCGAATTGGCACGACGGAAAACGCACGATCCTTGATCGCCTCGCCGGTGCGATCGGCGCCACGCGCTTCCAGCCATGA